One segment of Ricinus communis isolate WT05 ecotype wild-type chromosome 8, ASM1957865v1, whole genome shotgun sequence DNA contains the following:
- the LOC8260444 gene encoding peroxisomal (S)-2-hydroxyacid oxidase GLO4 produces MGSEPVNVNEFQELAKQALPKMYYDYYAGGAEDQHTLKENVEAFHRITIRPRILVDVSQIDMSTTILGYKISAPIMIAPTAMHKLANPEGEAATARAAAVCNTIMVLSYMSSCTVEEVASSCNAIRFYQLYVYKRRDISAQLVQRAERNGYKAIVLTVDAPRLGRREADIRNKMVAPQLKNFEGLISTEVASNEGSNLEVFAKETFDASMSWKDISWLRSITSLPILIKGVLTHEDAIKAVEVGVAGIVVSNHGARQLDYSPATITVLEEVVHAVGGKIPVLFDGGVQRGTDVFKALALGAQAVLVGRPVVFGLAAKGDYGVRRVIEMLKNELELTMALSGCPSVKCITRSHVRTERERLQSML; encoded by the exons ATGGGGAGTGAACCAGTGAATGTGAATGAGTTTCAAGAATTGGCTAAGCAAGCACTTCCAAAAATGTATTATGACTACTATGCTGGAGGAGCCGAGGACCAACACACGCTCAAGGAGAATGTGGAAGCATTTCACAGGATCAC GATCCGGCCTAGAATTCTGGTAGATGTGAGCCAAATAGATATGTCAACTACTATATTGGGTTACAAAATATCTGCACCTATTATGATTGCTCCTACAGCTATGCATAAGCTTGCAAATCCTGAAG GTGAGGCTGCCACAGCCAGAGCTGCAGCTGTATGCAACACAATTATG GTTTTATCCTATATGTCTTCCTGCACAGTGGAGGAGGTTGCTTCCAGTTGCAATGCTATTCGATTCTATCAATTATAT GTCTACAAAAGGCGAGATATATCAGCCCAGCTAGTGCAGAGAGCTGAAAGAAATGGTTACAAGGCTATTGTCCTAACTGTGGATGCTCCCAGACTTGGTAGAAGAGAGGCAGACATTAGAAACAA GATGGTTGCACCACAGTTGAAGAATTTTGAAGGTCTAATATCAACTGAAGTTGCCTCT AATGAAGGTTCAAACCTAGAAGTTTTTGCCAAAGAGACTTTCGATGCTTCCATGTCTTGGAAG GATATAAGCTGGTTAAGATCCATTACAAGCTTGCCAATTCTTATTAAGGGGGTACTTACTCATGAAGATG CTATAAAGGCAGTGGAAGTAGGTGTTGCCGGGATTGTGGTCTCTAATCATGGAGCTCGCCAGCTAGATTATAGTCCAGCAACTATCACTGTTCTGGAGGAG GTTGTTCATGCCGTTGGAGGGAAAATTCCTGTTCTGTTTGACGGGGGAGTACAGAGAGGAACAGATGTTTTTAAGGCCTTGGCTCTTGGCGCACAAGCTGTTCTT GTTGGCAGGCCAGTTGTCTTTGGGCTGGCGGCAAAGGGAGATTATGGAGTGAGACGTGTAATTGAAATGCTGAAGAATGAGCTTGAGCTGACTATGGCTCTCTCTGGCTGTCCTAGTGTGAAGTGTATTACCAGAAGCCATGTGAGAACCGAGCGGGAGAGACTTCAATCCATGCTCTAG